TGTATCGCAACGCGTACCGCAATACGCTGGGCTGGAACGTGGGCGAGTTCTTCCGCCGTCTGTTCGCCGAGGCCGATCTGAGCCAGGCGGTGCTGATCTACACCTCCGACCATGGCCAGGACCTGCATGAGCGCGGCAATCCGGGCCTGAACACCCACTGCGACAGCGACCCGGTGATGGAGGAGGGGCTGGTACCGCTGGTGGTGATCCAGGGCGCGGGCGTCAAGGCCCTGGACTGGCAGGCTCACCTGCCACAGAACCGCAACGCCTCCAGCCACTACAACATCTATCCGACGCTGCTCAAGCTGCTGGGCTATGACGCCGCAGCCGTCACCCGTATCTACGGCCAGGCGCTGGATGTGCCGACCGACGACCCGTTCACCTTTAACGTGCGCTTCAACGCGCGGCTGGGCGCCAAGCCGGACTTTCGTCACATCGACCTCAGCCAGGTGGTGACCCCTGAACAGGCCAAGGGTGTTGCGGTGACTGCGGCGCCCTGAGCGCACATGCCGTTGCGGCAGGCGCGGGGCAAGCCCGCGCCTCCAGGCGTCAGTTGGCTCGTGCGGCGTTCAGTGCCCCGGCGCGCGACACGCGCAGGGCCACCAGGCTGCCCAGCACGATCACTCCGGCCAACGAGTACAGCGCAGCGTCGGTCGAGCCGGTCTGGTCCTTGATGAAACCAACCAGGTACGGGCTCAGGAAGCCAGCCATCTGGCCCACCGAGTTGATGATCGCCAGGCCCGCGACGGCCGCACTGGCGCTGAGCAGCGCGGTCGGCATCGGCCAGAACATCGGCAGGCCGGTCAGGGCGCCCATGGTGGCGATGGACAGGCCCAGGATGGCCACGGTTGGGTTGCTGGCGAAGTTGACCGCGATCAGCAGGCCGATGGCGCCCATCAGCATCGGCACTACCAAGTGCCAGCGGCGTTCGTTGCGCAGGTCCGCCGAGCGACCGACGATGATCATGAACACACCGGCCAGCAGGTAGGGGATCGCACTCAGCCAGCCGATCAGCAGCGGGCTGTCGAAGCCCAGGTTCTTGATGATCGATGGCAGCCAGAAGTTGATCGCATAGACGCCGCTCTGGATGCAGAAATAGACGAAGCCGAAGGTCCAGATCAGCGGGTTGGTCAGCACGGCCCACACGCTGTCGCCGGTGGTGCTCGGCTTGCTCGCGGCATCGGCGGCGAGGTCCCTGGCGATCAGTTGGCGCTCGCTGTCCGACAACCAGGCGGCCTTCTGGTAGCCATCGCTGAGCAGGAACACCGCGAGGATGCCCAGCACCACGGTCGGCAAGCCCTGGATCAGGAACATCCACTGCCAGCCCGCCAGACCGTGCTGGCCGGCGGCGAAGTGGTCGAGAATCCAGCCGGAGAACGGCCCGCCGAGCAGGCCCGAGACCGGTATCGCCGACATGAACAGGGCCATGATGCGGCCGCGGCGGTCAGCCGGGAACCAGCGCGAGAGATACAGGACCACACCGGGGAAGAAGCCGGCTTCGGCGGCGCCGGTGAACAGGCGCAGCACGTAGAACTCCATCGGCGTGGTGACGAACAGCAGGCAGGTCGAGAGCGTGCCCCAGGCGATCATCATCACCGCGATCCAGCGCCGTGGGCCGAAGCGGTTGAGCGCCAGGTTGCTGGGCAGGCCGCAGAGCACGTAGCCGATGAAGAAGATCCCGGCGCCCAGGCCGTAGATGGTCTCGCTGAACTTCAGCGCGTCGAG
The Pseudomonas putida genome window above contains:
- a CDS encoding MFS transporter, whose protein sequence is MAHSPAPDQGQDPSRNALYRRITLRLIPFIFICYLFNYLDRVNVGFAKLQMLDALKFSETIYGLGAGIFFIGYVLCGLPSNLALNRFGPRRWIAVMMIAWGTLSTCLLFVTTPMEFYVLRLFTGAAEAGFFPGVVLYLSRWFPADRRGRIMALFMSAIPVSGLLGGPFSGWILDHFAAGQHGLAGWQWMFLIQGLPTVVLGILAVFLLSDGYQKAAWLSDSERQLIARDLAADAASKPSTTGDSVWAVLTNPLIWTFGFVYFCIQSGVYAINFWLPSIIKNLGFDSPLLIGWLSAIPYLLAGVFMIIVGRSADLRNERRWHLVVPMLMGAIGLLIAVNFASNPTVAILGLSIATMGALTGLPMFWPMPTALLSASAAVAGLAIINSVGQMAGFLSPYLVGFIKDQTGSTDAALYSLAGVIVLGSLVALRVSRAGALNAARAN